Within the Streptomyces vilmorinianum genome, the region GCCGCGCCTGGGACTCGTACGTCGCGACCCACAGCCTGGAAGGAGACCTGCCCAAGGGCGTCCGGGGGGCGCTGACCGGCGACTACCTCAAGCGCGTCGTCCTCCAGCGCGTCGGCCGCACCTGGGAGGGCGACAGGATCGTCTCCGTCCAGGTCGCCGGCCGCTACACGCTGGTCGACCCGCCGGCGTGGAGCTCGGAGGAGCCGCCGGACACGACCGACTACCGGATGCTGCCGTGGTGGCCGGTGAACCAGCAGGACCACAGGGGGCTGTGACGTGACCACTTCGACCACCGTCCCGGACGTCGCCGCGCGTCTCGCCCGGGCCCTGTCCTTCATCGGCTCCGTACGGGCCCCCTACCAGGCGGCCGTCTTCCGCATCGGCCTCGCGGCCGTCGTCCTGGCCTTCCTGCTGCGTGAATGGCCGCACCGCCATGTCCTGTACGGGAACCGCAGCCCCCTCTCCTTCGACCTGGCGCAGATCCTGGTCCGTGAGGAGCGCAGCTTCACGGTCCTGATCTGGAGCGACGGGCAGCTCTGGTTCGAGACCGTCTACACCCTGACGATCGCGGCGGCGGTCGCCGTCCTGCTGGGCTGGCGCACCCGGACCATGTCCGTGCTGCTCATGGTCGGCGTGCTCTCGCTGGAGAACCGCAACACCCTGGTGGGAGACGGCGGGGACAACGTCATCCGCATCATGGTCATCTACCTGGTCTTCACCCGCTGTGCCCAGGTGTGGTCCCTCGACGCGCGCCGCGAGCGGAGGCTGCGGGCCGACTCACCTGGCGCCGGCCGGGCGGCCTTCGACTTCCCGGGGATCGCCCTCTGGTCGGCGGCCGTCACCCCTCTCGTGGCGATGTCCGGATTCCCCACCCAGGGCTGGCTGCCCCTCTTCTGGATCCTGTGGGCCGTCCAGGGAATCTGGTACGTGGTGAACCGGTGGTTCCCCGACCACGAGGTACGTGCCGTGCTGGACGCGGCTGCCTCGATGCTCCACAACTGCGCGATGCTCGTCGTCGCCGCGCAGGTGTGCCTGATCTACGCGACCGCCGGCTGGTACAAGGTGCAGGGCACACGCTGGCAGGAGGGCAGCGCCCTGTACTACGCCCTGAACCTGGACTACTTCATGCCCTGGCCCGCGCTCTCCGGGTTGCTCGCCGCGAACACGCCGGCGATTCTGGTCCTCACCTACGCCACCGTGATGGTGCAGGTGGCGTTCCCGTTCACGCTGGCCAACCGCAAGGTGAAGAACGTCCTGCTCGCCGTGATGATTCTGGAGCACCTCGGCATCGCCGTGGTCCTCGGCATCCCGTTCCTGTCGCTGGCCATGATCGTGTGCGACGCGGTGTTCCTGCCGACCGCCTTCCTCGTGGCGCTCGGCGCGCGCTGCGCGCGGCTCTCCCTGCCGGTGCGGGCGCGCGCGTCCTGGGGAGCGCGGCAGGCGGCGTCACCCGGCTGATCCACCGCCAGGGCTGTTACCAGGCGTAACAGCCCTGGTGGATGCGTCGACGACCGACGCCGGGTTCCGGCGAGCCGGACAGTTCCCCGCCCGGCGGGCTGCCCGGCGAGCCTCCGGGGAGGACGATGGAAGCGACGGTCCCCGGCGTCGGGAGATCTGCGCCTGCTTCGGCACGGAGGGAGGCCCTGTCTTGAACGCGGCTGATGCCCCCAGTCCTCTGCCCATGCCCGGTGCGGGCCCCGGCGGTCCGTCCGCGCCGGGGGGATTGCTGGACATGCTGGGGGTCGCCGCGGTGGTCGTCGCCGCGGACGGCCGCATCACCCTGTGGAGCCCGCAGGCGCAGACGCTGTTCGGCTGGACGGCGGAGGAGGCGCTGGGCCGGTACGCGGTCGACGTGCTGGTCGCCGAGGAGCACGTCGGGCTCGTCCTGGAGCTGTTTGCCCAGGTCATGGAGGGTGGCGGCAGCTGGGCGGGGGTGTTCCCTGTCCGGCACAAGGACGGCTCCGTCCGGCAGGTGGAGTTCCGCAACATGCGGTTGTCGGACCAGGAGGGCCGCCGGTACGCGCTGGGGCTCGCCGCCGACGAGACCGTCGTACGCGGGATCGAGCGCAACCTGGCGCTGTCCGCGCAGCTGGTGGCCCAGGCCCCGACCGGGGTGGCGGTGGCGGACGCCGATCTGCGCCTCGTCCTGGTCAACCCGGCACTCGAGCGGATCACCGGCCGCACCGCCCAGGGGTGCCTGGGCCGCTCCGTCGAGGAGATTCTGCCGTTCGGCGCCCACGAGGACATCGACACGGCGATACGCCAGGTCCTGCGGACCGGCAGCCCGCTCCTCGGCCGCTCGGTGGTCGAGGGGACGCCCGGCAGCGGAGACTCCGGCCGCGCGTGGCGGGTGTCGTACTTCCGGCTGGACGACTCCGGCGGGCGGGTGATCGGTGTCGCGGTGACTCTGGTCGACGTCACCGAGCAGTTCCTCGCGGACCGGCAGCGGGCCCAGGCCCGCCGGCGCCTGGCGCTGATCGCCCGGGCCTCCGCGCGTATCGGCACCACCCTCGGCCTGGAGCAGACCGCC harbors:
- a CDS encoding HTTM domain-containing protein → MTTSTTVPDVAARLARALSFIGSVRAPYQAAVFRIGLAAVVLAFLLREWPHRHVLYGNRSPLSFDLAQILVREERSFTVLIWSDGQLWFETVYTLTIAAAVAVLLGWRTRTMSVLLMVGVLSLENRNTLVGDGGDNVIRIMVIYLVFTRCAQVWSLDARRERRLRADSPGAGRAAFDFPGIALWSAAVTPLVAMSGFPTQGWLPLFWILWAVQGIWYVVNRWFPDHEVRAVLDAAASMLHNCAMLVVAAQVCLIYATAGWYKVQGTRWQEGSALYYALNLDYFMPWPALSGLLAANTPAILVLTYATVMVQVAFPFTLANRKVKNVLLAVMILEHLGIAVVLGIPFLSLAMIVCDAVFLPTAFLVALGARCARLSLPVRARASWGARQAASPG